TTCGTGAGTCGGCGCGCCTGGGGTGTCGTGACGGCTGGGGTGGCGGCATCGACGGCTTTGCGCATCATGTCGACGGTGGCGAAGGCGTAGAACGCCGAGGTGGTCGACATGTTCTCGTGGCCGAGGAGTCGCATGATGATCGGCAGCGCGATGCCCTGCTGGTAGAGGTCCATCGCTTTGGTCTTGCGCAGCATGTGGCAGTGGATGTCTTCGGGAATCGAGGGACATCTTCGGCGTGCGGTTGTGGCGGCGCGTTTGAGCACTGCGGCGACGGTGTCGGTCGACAGCGCGGTCGGTGCCCCGTTGTGCAAGCTGTAGAACACCGGGCGGGTCGTTTCGGTTCGGGCGATGCCGGGGTGGAACTCGGCGAGGTAGACGTCCAGGTGTTCGATCGTCTTCGCGGTGAGCGGGACGACGCGGGTCTTGTCACCTTTGCCGGTGAGGACCACATGGCCGGGCCGGTGCAGGTGCAGGTCGGCCAGCGTCATGGCGGTGAGCTCACCGACGCGGGCGGCGGTGTCGTAGAGCAGGATCAGCAGCATCCGGTTCCGCCGCGATTTCGGGGTGCGGCCGGTGAATGCGGCGAGCACCGCGCTCGTCTCGGGTTCGGTGAGGTACTCGATCGGTTCCCTCGCCGCGGTGGGTGCGCGCAGCGTCTTGGCTTGCTGGCTGACCGTGACGAGGGTGAGGTCTTCGGCCGCGCAGTAGGCCAGGAACGCTTTGACGGCGGTGAGCCGCAGGCCGATCGTCCGTGGCGCGTAGTGCTGCTGCCCGCCCATCCAGGCGAGCCATCCTTTCAAGTGCTGCCGGTCGAGATGGTCGAAGCTGACGTGTGCGCGGGCGACGTGGTGCTGTTCGGCGAGGTAGCGCAGGAGGCATTCCAGGCTGATCCGGTAGGCCTCGACCGTGTTCGCCGAGCGGTGCGCCATCGTCGGCAGGTAGACGTGCAGGTAGTCGCGGGCGTAGCGGTAGAAGTCCGGTTCGCGGGTCGCTCGGTCATGCTTGGTCATCGAATCCGACCTCCGGCAGCAGCGACTGGCCTGCGGTGGTGAGTCCGTCGTAGGCGTGCAGGAACTCCGGCGAGGTGTGGATGTAGTAGAACGTCGACTCGATGCTGGCGTGGCCCATGTAGCGGGCCAGGTAGGGAAGCATCGCCATGACGTCCTTGCCCTGCGCCATCCAGCGATCGACGTTGGCGTAGGCGAAGTGATGCCGGAAGGCGTAGGGCGTGGGCTGCACCCCGCCGCTCGGCCGTGAAAGAGCGGCCTGGTGCCAGATACGCCGGAAGATCTCATCGATGGTCGCGCCTGTGACCTCGTTGCCGGTCCTCGAGATGAAGAAGGTGGCCCGTGACGGTCCGAAATGCGCACGCGTGATGCGGTCGCACTTGGCCAGAACCCTCGTGACGTCGGCAGTGAGCGGGAGCCTTCGCGACCGGTTGCCCTTGGAGTCGACCACGTCGAGGGTCCTGTCGCGCAGGTGCACGTGCTCGGGGCGTAGCCGCCGGGTCTCCCCGGTCCGCAGCCCGCAACAGTGCATCAACGTGAAGAACGCGACCGACTGCCACCGCCACGGCGACGCCGCCCGCACCGCCGCCGCAGTAGCGAAGAACGCCTCGATCTCCGCCTCGCCGAGCAAGTAGGGGTGCGTGGGCAGGCGTTGAGCCTTCCACCGGTCCGACAAGACGTAGGCGTCACACTGCCCGTGGGCCTGCAGCCAGCGGCCGACATCGCGGATGTAGGACATCCAGGACCGGTAGGGGCCCGTGCGGGCCAGACGCTCGCTGACCCATCCCTCGACCGTGTCGCGGTCGAACACCGTCCGGTCGTGAGAGGTGCAGTAGGCGTCGAACTGCCTCAGGTACCAGACCCTGGAGGCGCCGTAGAACCCCATCTGCTCCTTGAACGCGAGGTAGGCGGCAAGGTGCGGTGCGAACGCGCTGGTGAAGTCATGGCCGTTCGCGGCCAGCGCCTTCGTGCTCATGGCCGCGCGCCGGCGGGGACGTCGAGGACGCAGTCGAGCAGGCGCACGACATCGACGCTCAGATACAGGTCAGTCGATTTCGGCCGCGCGTGGCCGAGCACGGCCGCGATGGTCGGCAACGGCACCGACGCCCTCAGCAGCCGTGTCGCGGCGTTGTGCCGCAACAGACGCGTGCTGCCCAGCACGTCCGCGACGCCGGCCCGACGGAACACCGTGGTGATCACCCGGTGGACCGTGGCGTGGTCGGCCAGCCGCGTGTGCGGGGCCACCGAACGCACGAACAGATGCTCGTCCGGCGAGTCTGGCCGCTGGTCAAGGACGTACTCGGCAAGCCGGTCGACTACCAGATCGGTCAGCGGCACTGTCAGCGGGTTGTGGGTCTTCTGCTGCACGAGGCTCGCGGTCCGTGCCCGCCAGTCGATGTCGTCACGAAGCAGACTGATGATGTCGCATGCGCGCAGCCCCGTCGTGACCGCAAGCAGCGTGATGGCAGCATCCCGTGCCGGTATAGCCGGCGTTGCGCATGCCTGCACGATCAGGCGCTGCGCCTCGTCCGGCAGCGCCGGCACGATCCGGTGAGAGCGCTTGAGGCCAGCCAACCCGAGCGCGTCGACCAGGTCGCTGCGGCCGGTGAACTTCAAGAACGGGCGGAAGTTCGACACGACCCAGAACAGCGACGACGTCTTCCACGTAGCCGTCAACGAGTTCAGGTAGCTCAGCACGCTCGCCCCGTCGGCGTCACGGAGACGGCGGATCCCGCCTGCCTCCAGGAACACCAGGTAATCGCGAGCGACCCGGCCGTAGGCATCCCGGGTCGCGGACGCGAGAGCCCGGTCAGCCATGTCGGCCTCCCACGCGCCAACAAGCCGGACGAACTCCCGCGAGACAGGACGGGGCCCGCCCCCGCCACGGGTGCAGCAAGCCAACTCGACCCGGCCCGTGGTGACGTAGGAGTTGAACACGCGGACCAGCCGTCCGTAGTCGAACCGGCGCTGCACGCTGAACCTGCCCGTCCGCGGGCTGATCGTCATCGCCGCGAACTCCGCACCCAGCGCCGGTGTGTACTTGCCGCCCCGCCCGTCGGCGAGTTGCGTCAACGCCCTGATCGACTTCTCGTAGTTGCCGATCGTTGACTCCATATAGCCGGCCGCGCGCAGCTCCGCGACAACAACCGACCCGATCCCCGTGACCGTCATGTCCATGGCCGTCTCCTCCTCCGCATCGCGAATGGACACGGCGGACGCTGCCACCGAACAGGCCCAAACGTTAGCCCGAGGAATCAGTCACGCAGCCCTGCCAGCAAAGGGGATCCCGCCGATCCTCGGCATAACGCAGACCTCGGCATAATCGGCGCTAAGCCGAATTCGGCTTAGCAGCGATGCCGGCACGCAGTACACCTCCATCACGCTGACCGAGCACCTGGCGCTCGAAGACATCCGGCCCTCGATCGGGTCGGTCGGCGACGCCTACGACAACGCGCTGATGGAGACGATCAACGGCCTGTACAAGACCGAGTGCATCCGCACCACGATCTTCCACGACGGGCCCTACAAGACCGTCTCCGACGTGGAGTTCGCGACCGCCGGCTGGGTCGACTGGTACAACAACCGGCGCCTGCACAGCTCGCTCAACATGATCACGCCGGTCGAGTACGAGCACGCCCACTACGCTGCCCTCAACCCCGTCGGCAGCACAGCATGAAGACGGCAGAGAACCCGTGCCGGTTCAGGGTGACGTTCACGCTCGGGCGTAGTCCGTGTTCGGCGGGTAGGCCGGGCAGGGCCAGGGCGGCGGTGCAGATCTCCACGAGGGCGTCGGCGCGGCGTTGGTCGGCGGCGCGCTGGTCCTCGCGGCTGGTCTTCGTGCCCCAGGCGTTGACGGCGGTCCATACGGTTTCGATGCCGTCGGCCGGGGCGAACAGGGTCAACCAGCCCATCCCGTCCTCGACCTGCTCGCGCCGCACGTGCCGTTGCGCGGCCGCAGCGCGGTGTTTCTCGTTCTGGCTCTTGGCGTGGTGTTTGGCGACCGCGCGGCGCACGGCGGCGCGGAACTCACCGGGTGTCTGACCCGGAGCCCGGCGCAGCACCTGGGCCTGCACTTTCGCGGCCACCGGATCGGGCAGGTCGACGGTGGCGGTGGCCAGGATGCGGGCGTGTACCGCGGACAGGTGCCCCGAGCGGAGCAGGTCGAACGTGTCCCACAGCCGCGAGGTCAGTTCTGCTGCGGTGTCCAATCGGTCCTGGGTGGTGGCCGGTGCTAGGTGCAGCGCGAGCGCCGCCTCCTCACGCAGGAACTGCTCACCGTCGGGGTCGCGGTGGGCGAGTTCGGCGAGCAGTTCGCTCTGTTTGGCATCGACCAGGGCACGGAGCCGGTCACAGGCGGTGAGGGCGTCGATCAGGCCGGTGTCCGAGAGCCGGCCCGGCAGCAGCGACTCGACCGCGGTCAACACCGCACCGGACGGGTACAGCACGCTCGCCGCGCCGGCAGCCTGGTCGGGCCGGTGCAGCACGTCCGAGGCGGTGGGGAGTGGGGTGCATTGGGCGGGGTCGACCAGGTCGACGGTGATCCTGTCGACCACGATCTGATCGGATTCGCCCATGCGTCTGATTCTACAGCATCATCCCGACATGTCAACCCGTTTGGACCGACTTTCGCCTTATTTTATCGGCTGATCCCGACAGAACCACGACGTCCGGACCGGATGCACACCCCCGTCGGAAGGCGACCCAGCAGCGCAACCCGGCCGAGCGCCCAGCTCCTCGTCGCAGCGTCTTTGACGGAGCGCAGCCACGACCGCAAGGCTCGTGCGCAATCCGGGCCGCCGTCGGCCTTCCGTAGACTCGCGGCCGTGACAGTCCAGCCGATACGCCTGTTCGGTGACCCGGTCCTGCGCACCGCAGCCGACGAGGTCACCGACTTCGACAAGGAGCTGCGCACCCTCGTCGCCGACCTTGCCGAGACGATGCTCGCCGCACCTGGCTCCGGCCTTGCCGCGCCGCAGATCGGCGTCGGCCTGCGCGTGTTCACCTATCACATCGACGACGCGCAGTCCGGGCACCTGATCAACCCCGTCCTGCACTTCCCGAGTGACGAGGAGCAGGACGGCCCGGAGGGGTGCCTTTCGATCCCCGGGCTGAGCTGGGACTGCACGCGCAAGGCGAACGTGGTCGCGCACGGACAGAACATGTTCGGCGACCCGCTCACGATCGAGGGCGCCGCGATCCTGGCTCGCTGCATCCAGCACGAGACCGATCATCTGGACGGCGTGCTGTTCGTCGACCGGCTCGACGCGCAGACCCGCAAGGCGGCGATGAAGCAGATCCGCGAGGCGTCGTGGGCCGGGCTCACGCCGCCGACGGTGAAGATCAGCCCACACGCAACGCGCGGCCTGGCCTTGTGAGGCTGGTCTTCGCGGGCACTCCCGCAGCTGCGGTGCCGTCGCTGCGGGCCCTGCTCGACTCGTCCCGGCATGACGTCGTCGCGGTCGTCACCAGGCCCCCCGCGCGCGCCGGGCGGGGCCGCCGCGAGAGCATCCAACCGGTGGCCGAACTCGCCAGGGACGCGGGCCTGCCGGTCCTCACCCCGCAACGCGCCGGCGATCCGGACTTCCTTGCCCAGCTGGCAGAACTCGCGCCGGACTGCTGCCCGGTAGTCGCCTACGGAGCGCTGTTACCCCCGTCCGCCCTCGCCGTTCCGAAGCATGGCTGGGTGAACCTGCACTTCTCGCTACTGCCGGCCTGGCGCGGCGCAGCGCCGGTGCAACACGCGATCCTGCATGGTGACGACGTCACCGGCGCGACCACGTTCCTCATCGAGGCGGGGCTGGACACCGGGCCGGTGTTCGGGGTGGTCACCGAGACGATCCGCGGGGACGATACGGCCGGCGACCTGCTCGAGCGACTGGCACTGTCCGGCGCGGGGCTGCTCGCGGCGACGCTGGACGGGATCGAGGACGGCTCGCTCATCGCAGTACCGCAACTCCCCGACGGCGTCTCGGTAGCCGGCAAGATCACCGTTGCCGACGCGAAGGTCGACTGGACGGCCCCCGCGCAGCACATCGACCGGCTGGTCCGCGCATGCACGCCCGCCCCGGGCGCCTGGACGGCGTTCCGTGGCGAGCGACTCAAGCTCGGGCCGGTGCGCCCGCAGCAGGTGGACACGCTCGCCGCGGGCGCGGTTCGGGTCGAGCGCAACGCCGTGTACGCCGGGACCGCGACCGCCGACGTCGAGCTCGGCACCGTCCAACCGCCGGGCAAGCGTCCGATGGCCGCGGCCGACTGGGCCCGCGGCACGCGCCCGGCCGAGGGGGACCGGCTTGGCTAGCCGACCGCCGCGCCGTCCCGGCAGCCCGCGCCGCGCCCGCCCGGCGCAGCCGCCCCGTCCGGCACCGGTCGATCGGCCGCGGCTGACCGCCTACCAGCTGCTGCGCGCCGTCGCCGCCGAGGACGCGTACGCGAACCTCGCACTACCGACGCTGCTCCGCGAGCACGGGCTCACCGGGCGCGACGCCGCGTTCGCCACCGAGCTCGGCTACGGCACCGTGCGCGCCGCCGGCACGTTGGACGAGGTGCTCGCCGCCTGCATCGACCGCCCGCCCGCCGACGTCCAGCCGGAGGTCCGCGACCTGCTCCGCCTCGGCGCCTACCAGCTGTTGCGCACCCGCATCCCAGCCCACGCCGCGGTCGCCACGACCGTCGAACTGTCCCGCGCAACAGGCAACGGCCGCGCAGCGGGCTTCCTCAACGCGGTATTGCGCAAGGTCTCCGCGTCGGACTGGGACGGCTGGACTGCGCGACTGGCGCAGGGCGGCACCGCGCTGCGCCGGATCGCGCTGCACACGGCGCATCCGTACTGGATCGCGGCCGCGTTCGCCGCAGCCCTCGGCGAGCAGCCGGACGGGGAGTTGGACGAGACCCGGCGCGCACTCGAGGCAGACGACCTGCGCCCCCAGACCCACCTCGTCGCCTGGCCCGGTCGCGCGGACCGGGACGAGCTGGTGACCGAGTCCGGCGGCTCGCCGGGCCGCTACTCGCCTTATGCGGTAAGGATGGACGGCGGTGATCCCGCCGCGCTGTCCGCCGTGCGCGAGCGGCGCGCCGGCGTGCAGGACGAGGGCAGCCAGCTGTGTGCGCTGGCCCTGGCGAACGCGGCACTCGACGGACGCGACGAGCGCTGGCTCGACCTGTGCGCGGGACCCGGCGGCAAGACCGCGCTGCTGGCCGCGCTGGCCGGACCGCGCAACGCGCACCTCACCGCGAACGAACTGCACCCGCACCGCGCCGAGCTGGTGCGCGCCAGCACCGCGCACTGGGACGTCGAGGTGCTGACCGGCGACGCGCGCGAACTGCCCACTCCGGACGGGGGATACGACCGAGTGCTGCTCGACGCGCCGTGCACCGGACTCGGTGCGCTGCGCCGCCGCCCGGAAGCCCGGTGGCGGCGTGGCCCGCAGGACGTGCCCGAGCTCACGGCGCTGCAGCGCGACCTGCTGGCTGCCGCGCTCCGCCTCACCCGGCCCGGCGGGGTCGTTGCGTACGTGACGTGCTCGCCACACCTGGCCGAGACGTCCGAGATCGTCGCCGGCCACGACCTGCTCGACGCCCGGGCGGCCTTCCCCGGCGTCGATCACCTCGGCGACGGCCCGACCGTGCAGCTCTGGCCGCACCGCCACGGCACCGACGCCATGTTCTGCGCGCTGCTCCGCGCGTAACCGATCGTCCAGTGCCGGACAAGAATCAGTTGTGGACGCCGACCGCGAACGCTTCGAAGAGCTCTTCCGGCGTCACTACGCACCGGTCGTGCGGTATGCGGTGCGCCGCGTGGGTGTGGATGCGGCGCAGGAGGTCGTCGCCGACACCTTCCTGACCGCCTGGCGGCGTCTCGACTCGGTTCCCGAACACGCGCTGCCATGGCTGTACGCAACCGCTCGCCGGCTGATCGCGAACGAGGTGCGCCGCCAGGCCCGGGGCGCGCGGCTCGGACAGAAGATCGCAGGCGGCGCCGACGGCGCCGTGCCGGACCACGCCGAGGAGATAGCTGATCGGCTCCGAGTCGGTGCCGCGCTGCAACAACTGACCGAACGTGACCGCGAGGTGCTGCGCCTTGCCGAGTGGGAGCGCCTGGACAGCGCCGACTCCGCACGCGTCCTCGGCTGCTCGGTTGCCGCTTTCAAGGTGCGCCTGCATCGGGCCAGACGCCGGCTCGCTGCTGCGCTCGACAGTGGCGCGTGCGCGCCCACACCCGTCGAGGTTCTCAACCGAGGAGACCGCTCATGAATGACACTGCGCTGCGCAACGCCGACCCGGCTGCCGACCTGCATCCGGACGCCGGCTCCCCGGAGGCCGTCGCGCTGCTCGCCCGGATCGTCGCTGCGCCGCAGCCCCGGACGCGTGGGGCCGGCCGCCGAAGCCCAGCGCCGGCGATCGGTCGAATCGCCATCGGGGGACTGGTTGCCGGCGCTGCAGCCGCCATCGCCATTGTGGCGCCGATGCCCTGGAACCAAGGGCGCTCGGGGCTCGGATCGGCCGCGTACGCGGTGACACGGGACAGCGACGGCGCGGTGCACTTCGCCGTGCACTGGAGTCGGCTGACCGATCCCGCGGGTCTGCAGGCAGCCCTCGACCGGGCCGGTGCGCGTACCAGGATTTTCGTGCGCCCCGCATCAGAGGTCCCTGACTGCCCCTCCCCGTCGAACACGGTCGGCTACAGCGCGAAGGCCGTGCACTGGCAGCATCCTGGCACCGCCGACGGCGGGTTCACGGTGCGCCCGGCCAACTTCCCGGCCGGTGGGACGTTCGTGATCGGCGTCGATCTGGCACCTTCCGGGCAATCGACGTTCGCGCCGGGCGAACCACAGCTCGCGTCGTTCTCCGCGTTCATGGTCGTCGGCGAGGTGCCCAGCTGCGTGCCCTGAGCACGGCAGGATGAGCGCCATGACCCTGAGCTCCAAGGATCTGCGCCTGACCGGTGGCTGCGCTGTGATCGGCGTCGTCGCCGGCGTGCTGCACTTCGCCGGCGTCAATGACGTCGTCACGTTCATCGTCGCGGCACTCGCACTCGCGCTGCTCGCAACACTCGTCGGGCGCAGCGTCGAGGCGCTCGGCGACCAGCTCAGCCCGGGCGCAACCGGCGTCGTGCAGAGCGCGTTCGGCAACCTGCCGGAGCTGTTCGTCACGCTGTTCGCACTGCACGCCGGGCTCTACGAGGTGGTGCGCTCCGCGATCGTCGGCTCGATCCTGGCGAACGTGCTGGCCGTGCTCGGGCTCGCCTTCTTCATCGGCGGGCTCAAGCACGGCACGCAACGGTTCGGCACCGACGCCGCGAAACGGCTCAGCCTGATGCTCGTGCTCGCAGTGGCAGCGCTTCTCGTCCCCTCGCTGACCGCGACCCTGCACACGCCCGCCGCCGGCCACGAGCGGGTGTTGTCGATCATCGTCGCGATCGTGCTGCTGGCCCTGTTCGTCGCCTCGCTGCCGGCGTCGATCCGGCGCGAGTCGACCGCCGCGACCGCCGCGACCGGCGCGACCGGCGCGACCGGCGCGACCGCCGCGACCGCCGCGACCGGCGCGACCGGCGCGACCGGCGCGACCGCCGCGACCGGCGCGACCGCCGCGACCGGCGCGACCGGCGCGACCGCCGCGACCGGGCCGGAGGCGGCAGAGACATCGGCCGCCCACACCCCCAACTGGCCGCTCCCGCTCGCGCTGGGCATGCTCGCCGCGGCCGGTGTCGCCGCGGCGCTGGTGTCCGACTGGTTCGTCGACGCCCTGACGCCGGCGATGGACAGCCTGGGCATCAGCCAGGCTTTCGCCGGCCTGGTGATCGTCGCTATCGCGGGCAACGCGGTGGAGAACGTGGTCGGGGTGCAACTGGCGGCGCGGAACAAGCCGGACGTCGCGCTCGCGGTGATCCTGCAGAGCCCGCTGCAGATCGCGCTGGTGCTCGCGCCCGTGGTGGTGCTCGCCGCCCCGCTCGTCGGCGCCACGTTCACGCTGGTGCTCTCGCCGCTGCTGATCGCGGTGCTCGCCGTCGCGGTGCTGGTCACGGTTCTGGTCGTGCTCGACGGCGAGTCCAACTGGTTCGAGGGGCTGTCCCTGGTCGCGCTGTACGCGCTGATCGCGGCCGCGTTCTGGTGGGGCTGAGCGGTCACTAGACTCGGCGCGTGAACACGCCCGGCCGCCCCGAGCCGATGATCGCGCCCAGCATCCTGGCCGCGGACTTCGCGCGGCTCGGCGAGGAGGCCGACGCGGTCGACAACGCGGACTGGCTGCACGTGGACGTGATGGATGCCCACTTCGTCCCGAACCTGACGCTCGGCCTGCCGGTCGTGCAGAGCCTGCGCAAGGCCACCGCCCTCCCGCTCGACTGCCACCTGATGATCGACGACCCGGACCGGTGGGCCCCGGGCTACGCCGAGGCGGGCGCCGCGAACGTGACCATCCACGTCGAGGCCGCGCGCGACCCGGTCCAGGTGGCGCGTGCGATCCGCGCGGCCGGCGCCTTCGCCGGTCTGTCGGTGAAGCCGGGGACGCCGTTGGAGCCGTACCTGGAGCTCCTGCGCGAGTTCGACACGCTCCTGGTGATGACGGTCGAGCCCGGCTTCGGTGGCCAGGAGTTCATGGCCGAGGTGCTGCCCAAGGTCCGCCTGGCGCGCGAGCAGGTCAACGCCGGTCACCTACGCCTGTTCGTCGAGGTCGACGGTGGCGTCGGTGCCGACACCATCGAAGCCGCCGCCGAGGCCGGCGCCGACGTATTCGTGGCCGGCTCCGCGGTGTACGGCGCCGACGACCCGGCGCGCGCGGTGGACGCGCTGCGGGACAGGGCGCGCGCCGCCATGGCCCGGTAGCACCACCATGCAACTGACCGAGGCCGAACAGGCCGCGATGCACCGGGCACTCGCTCTCGGCGAGACCGCGCGAGGGCGCACCAGCCCGAACCCGCCGGTCGGGGCGGTCGTGCTCGACGAGGACGGGACATTGGCCGGCGAGGGCGTCACCGCGCCGGCGGGCG
This genomic stretch from Jatrophihabitans cynanchi harbors:
- a CDS encoding methionyl-tRNA formyltransferase, which translates into the protein MRLVFAGTPAAAVPSLRALLDSSRHDVVAVVTRPPARAGRGRRESIQPVAELARDAGLPVLTPQRAGDPDFLAQLAELAPDCCPVVAYGALLPPSALAVPKHGWVNLHFSLLPAWRGAAPVQHAILHGDDVTGATTFLIEAGLDTGPVFGVVTETIRGDDTAGDLLERLALSGAGLLAATLDGIEDGSLIAVPQLPDGVSVAGKITVADAKVDWTAPAQHIDRLVRACTPAPGAWTAFRGERLKLGPVRPQQVDTLAAGAVRVERNAVYAGTATADVELGTVQPPGKRPMAAADWARGTRPAEGDRLG
- a CDS encoding DUF222 domain-containing protein, with translation MGESDQIVVDRITVDLVDPAQCTPLPTASDVLHRPDQAAGAASVLYPSGAVLTAVESLLPGRLSDTGLIDALTACDRLRALVDAKQSELLAELAHRDPDGEQFLREEAALALHLAPATTQDRLDTAAELTSRLWDTFDLLRSGHLSAVHARILATATVDLPDPVAAKVQAQVLRRAPGQTPGEFRAAVRRAVAKHHAKSQNEKHRAAAAQRHVRREQVEDGMGWLTLFAPADGIETVWTAVNAWGTKTSREDQRAADQRRADALVEICTAALALPGLPAEHGLRPSVNVTLNRHGFSAVFMLCCRRG
- a CDS encoding tyrosine-type recombinase/integrase codes for the protein MTKHDRATREPDFYRYARDYLHVYLPTMAHRSANTVEAYRISLECLLRYLAEQHHVARAHVSFDHLDRQHLKGWLAWMGGQQHYAPRTIGLRLTAVKAFLAYCAAEDLTLVTVSQQAKTLRAPTAAREPIEYLTEPETSAVLAAFTGRTPKSRRNRMLLILLYDTAARVGELTAMTLADLHLHRPGHVVLTGKGDKTRVVPLTAKTIEHLDVYLAEFHPGIARTETTRPVFYSLHNGAPTALSTDTVAAVLKRAATTARRRCPSIPEDIHCHMLRKTKAMDLYQQGIALPIIMRLLGHENMSTTSAFYAFATVDMMRKAVDAATPAVTTPQARRLTKERLQALYSLR
- a CDS encoding RsmB/NOP family class I SAM-dependent RNA methyltransferase, which encodes MASRPPRRPGSPRRARPAQPPRPAPVDRPRLTAYQLLRAVAAEDAYANLALPTLLREHGLTGRDAAFATELGYGTVRAAGTLDEVLAACIDRPPADVQPEVRDLLRLGAYQLLRTRIPAHAAVATTVELSRATGNGRAAGFLNAVLRKVSASDWDGWTARLAQGGTALRRIALHTAHPYWIAAAFAAALGEQPDGELDETRRALEADDLRPQTHLVAWPGRADRDELVTESGGSPGRYSPYAVRMDGGDPAALSAVRERRAGVQDEGSQLCALALANAALDGRDERWLDLCAGPGGKTALLAALAGPRNAHLTANELHPHRAELVRASTAHWDVEVLTGDARELPTPDGGYDRVLLDAPCTGLGALRRRPEARWRRGPQDVPELTALQRDLLAAALRLTRPGGVVAYVTCSPHLAETSEIVAGHDLLDARAAFPGVDHLGDGPTVQLWPHRHGTDAMFCALLRA
- a CDS encoding RNA polymerase sigma factor; translation: MDADRERFEELFRRHYAPVVRYAVRRVGVDAAQEVVADTFLTAWRRLDSVPEHALPWLYATARRLIANEVRRQARGARLGQKIAGGADGAVPDHAEEIADRLRVGAALQQLTERDREVLRLAEWERLDSADSARVLGCSVAAFKVRLHRARRRLAAALDSGACAPTPVEVLNRGDRS
- a CDS encoding tyrosine-type recombinase/integrase; this encodes MDMTVTGIGSVVVAELRAAGYMESTIGNYEKSIRALTQLADGRGGKYTPALGAEFAAMTISPRTGRFSVQRRFDYGRLVRVFNSYVTTGRVELACCTRGGGGPRPVSREFVRLVGAWEADMADRALASATRDAYGRVARDYLVFLEAGGIRRLRDADGASVLSYLNSLTATWKTSSLFWVVSNFRPFLKFTGRSDLVDALGLAGLKRSHRIVPALPDEAQRLIVQACATPAIPARDAAITLLAVTTGLRACDIISLLRDDIDWRARTASLVQQKTHNPLTVPLTDLVVDRLAEYVLDQRPDSPDEHLFVRSVAPHTRLADHATVHRVITTVFRRAGVADVLGSTRLLRHNAATRLLRASVPLPTIAAVLGHARPKSTDLYLSVDVVRLLDCVLDVPAGARP
- a CDS encoding tyrosine-type recombinase/integrase, which translates into the protein MSTKALAANGHDFTSAFAPHLAAYLAFKEQMGFYGASRVWYLRQFDAYCTSHDRTVFDRDTVEGWVSERLARTGPYRSWMSYIRDVGRWLQAHGQCDAYVLSDRWKAQRLPTHPYLLGEAEIEAFFATAAAVRAASPWRWQSVAFFTLMHCCGLRTGETRRLRPEHVHLRDRTLDVVDSKGNRSRRLPLTADVTRVLAKCDRITRAHFGPSRATFFISRTGNEVTGATIDEIFRRIWHQAALSRPSGGVQPTPYAFRHHFAYANVDRWMAQGKDVMAMLPYLARYMGHASIESTFYYIHTSPEFLHAYDGLTTAGQSLLPEVGFDDQA
- the rpe gene encoding ribulose-phosphate 3-epimerase, whose protein sequence is MIAPSILAADFARLGEEADAVDNADWLHVDVMDAHFVPNLTLGLPVVQSLRKATALPLDCHLMIDDPDRWAPGYAEAGAANVTIHVEAARDPVQVARAIRAAGAFAGLSVKPGTPLEPYLELLREFDTLLVMTVEPGFGGQEFMAEVLPKVRLAREQVNAGHLRLFVEVDGGVGADTIEAAAEAGADVFVAGSAVYGADDPARAVDALRDRARAAMAR
- the def gene encoding peptide deformylase, translating into MTVQPIRLFGDPVLRTAADEVTDFDKELRTLVADLAETMLAAPGSGLAAPQIGVGLRVFTYHIDDAQSGHLINPVLHFPSDEEQDGPEGCLSIPGLSWDCTRKANVVAHGQNMFGDPLTIEGAAILARCIQHETDHLDGVLFVDRLDAQTRKAAMKQIREASWAGLTPPTVKISPHATRGLAL
- a CDS encoding calcium/proton exchanger; translated protein: MTLSSKDLRLTGGCAVIGVVAGVLHFAGVNDVVTFIVAALALALLATLVGRSVEALGDQLSPGATGVVQSAFGNLPELFVTLFALHAGLYEVVRSAIVGSILANVLAVLGLAFFIGGLKHGTQRFGTDAAKRLSLMLVLAVAALLVPSLTATLHTPAAGHERVLSIIVAIVLLALFVASLPASIRRESTAATAATGATGATGATAATAATGATGATGATAATGATAATGATGATAATGPEAAETSAAHTPNWPLPLALGMLAAAGVAAALVSDWFVDALTPAMDSLGISQAFAGLVIVAIAGNAVENVVGVQLAARNKPDVALAVILQSPLQIALVLAPVVVLAAPLVGATFTLVLSPLLIAVLAVAVLVTVLVVLDGESNWFEGLSLVALYALIAAAFWWG